One window from the genome of Mucilaginibacter ginsenosidivorans encodes:
- a CDS encoding phosphatidylglycerophosphatase A family protein, which yields MQFHKLVSTCLGIGYIGKGAGTVAAVATCICWYFAWAGGYNLTLSIIVTAAITLVGVWSSGIVATVWGKDPSRVVIDEAAGMCISLLFLPPNLKYIGAGLILFRFFDIVKPLFINKMEKLPGGWGIMFDDVLAGVYANIILQAVLWFKLF from the coding sequence ATGCAATTTCATAAACTTGTTTCCACCTGCCTGGGTATAGGCTATATCGGCAAAGGCGCCGGCACTGTTGCTGCCGTAGCTACCTGCATTTGCTGGTATTTTGCCTGGGCAGGTGGTTATAATTTAACCCTTTCCATCATTGTTACTGCTGCCATTACACTTGTCGGGGTTTGGTCATCCGGCATCGTCGCTACGGTGTGGGGTAAAGACCCATCGCGCGTGGTTATCGATGAAGCTGCGGGCATGTGTATAAGCCTTCTATTTCTTCCGCCCAATTTGAAATATATCGGTGCAGGATTAATACTTTTCCGCTTTTTTGATATTGTGAAACCATTATTTATCAACAAAATGGAAAAGCTCCCCGGCGGCTGGGGTATCATGTTCGATGATGTGCTGGCCGGCGTGTACGCAAACATCATACTACAAGCTGTACTGTGGTTCAAACTATTCTGA
- a CDS encoding DUF4833 domain-containing protein: MRVSKFLILLLLIAPGITFGISPDKHNDSVKAPINYPKPPVTDSRLFYVQRTPNANTIVYDLNLATNGMPDTENPVKAYWIRYADKGQKEDLNYIQRKFAYGLTARPLANGNYDIRFVSYKKFPLTLMKASDGKYHIFAFISQKQIILNSVFVKIEGGTFWFPNVVYVEVSGTDPQTGKEMVERFKP, encoded by the coding sequence ATGCGCGTTTCCAAATTTTTAATTTTATTGCTTTTAATAGCTCCCGGGATAACTTTCGGCATCTCGCCCGATAAACACAACGATTCGGTTAAAGCGCCAATAAATTACCCGAAGCCGCCAGTTACGGACAGCCGTTTGTTTTATGTACAGCGTACACCAAACGCCAACACTATAGTGTACGACCTGAACCTGGCCACCAATGGCATGCCTGATACGGAAAACCCCGTTAAAGCTTACTGGATACGATATGCCGATAAGGGACAAAAAGAGGACTTGAATTATATTCAGCGTAAATTTGCTTATGGTTTAACAGCCAGGCCCTTAGCGAACGGAAATTATGATATCAGATTTGTGTCATACAAAAAATTTCCGCTCACTTTGATGAAGGCTTCTGACGGAAAATATCATATATTCGCATTTATTTCGCAAAAGCAAATTATTCTGAATAGTGTGTTTGTGAAGATCGAAGGCGGTACGTTCTGGTTCCCGAATGTTGTGTACGTGGAAGTGAGCGGCACCGATCCCCAAACAGGCAAAGAAATGGTTGAACGTTTTAAGCCCTGA
- a CDS encoding TolC family protein, translating to MKSKYYPFLLFLSAILLVPAGLRAQASADTAARVLTLRQCVEYALKNQPVVRQAAIDEGINEKNIGISLSDWLPQVTSSGLYNYYFKGSPVSPANSGTTATQSNINNFSSLGLQANQVIYNNDVLQAAKAAKYSRLYYKQNTTSSQINVVSDVSKAFFDVLLSEKQLDILKEDIVRLQRSLKDAYTRYQAGVVDKTDYKQATISLNNSLASRKQTEEAIKSKMAYLKQIMGLDAQQGFSLSYDSTRYEAEAIIDTNQQLDINKRIEYQQLQTQKNLQNVNISYYKYGFLPSVSATGAYNLVYLSHGFSNLYNNAFPNGYVGLTLDLPIFQGGKRLKNLSKARLEADRVDLDIVNAKNTINTEYVQALAGYKSNYANYDVLKQNVSLAKDVYNVVSLQYREGIKTYLDVIVAQSDLRTAELNYYNALFQLLSSKIDLEKALGTLTVQ from the coding sequence ATGAAAAGCAAATATTACCCCTTCTTACTGTTTCTTTCCGCTATTTTACTTGTTCCGGCGGGTTTGCGCGCCCAGGCCTCTGCCGATACTGCTGCCAGGGTACTTACGCTGAGGCAATGCGTAGAATATGCCCTGAAAAACCAGCCCGTTGTGCGCCAGGCAGCTATCGACGAAGGTATTAATGAAAAAAATATAGGGATCAGCCTTTCCGACTGGCTTCCGCAGGTTACTTCTTCGGGCTTATACAATTATTATTTTAAAGGAAGCCCGGTAAGCCCGGCGAATAGCGGGACAACCGCAACCCAATCAAATATTAATAATTTCTCGAGCCTGGGCCTGCAGGCCAACCAGGTGATATATAATAATGATGTGCTGCAGGCAGCCAAGGCAGCCAAGTATTCGCGTTTGTATTACAAGCAAAATACCACCAGCAGCCAGATCAATGTGGTATCGGATGTCAGCAAGGCTTTTTTTGACGTGTTATTGTCGGAGAAACAACTGGATATATTAAAGGAAGACATTGTGCGCCTGCAACGCAGCCTTAAGGATGCTTATACCCGTTACCAGGCCGGGGTAGTTGATAAGACAGATTATAAGCAGGCAACCATCTCGCTTAATAATTCGCTCGCAAGCCGAAAACAGACCGAAGAAGCCATTAAAAGTAAAATGGCTTACCTTAAACAGATCATGGGGCTTGATGCGCAGCAGGGGTTTAGTTTATCGTACGACAGTACAAGGTACGAAGCGGAAGCTATTATCGATACCAACCAGCAACTGGACATTAATAAGCGTATCGAATACCAGCAACTACAGACGCAAAAGAATCTGCAAAATGTTAATATAAGCTATTATAAGTATGGCTTTTTGCCATCGGTTTCGGCAACAGGCGCATACAACCTGGTTTACCTGAGCCATGGTTTTTCCAATTTATACAATAATGCCTTCCCGAACGGGTATGTTGGGTTAACACTCGACCTGCCTATATTCCAGGGGGGTAAACGTTTGAAAAATCTGAGTAAGGCAAGGCTGGAAGCCGACCGGGTGGACCTGGATATTGTGAATGCAAAAAATACGATCAATACTGAATATGTGCAGGCGCTTGCAGGGTACAAAAGCAATTACGCCAATTACGATGTACTCAAACAAAATGTGAGTTTGGCTAAGGATGTTTACAATGTGGTTAGCCTGCAATATCGCGAGGGTATCAAAACTTATCTCGATGTAATAGTCGCGCAATCGGACCTGCGTACAGCCGAGCTTAATTATTACAACGCTTTATTTCAACTGCTGTCGAGTAAGATCGACCTTGAAAAAGCATTAGGCACATTGACCGTACAATAA
- a CDS encoding inositol-3-phosphate synthase, which produces MKSNIQPAEGKLGILIPGLGAVATTMIAGVEAVKKGLSQPIGSLTQMGHIRLGKRTDNRYPKIKDFVPIADFKDIVFGGWDVYEDNVYEAAMKAKVLEPGLLNAIKPELEVVVPMKAAFDKNYAKNLTATNVKTGTRYELAQAVMQDIRDFKQKNNCSRIVLVWCGSTEIYYEASEIHQTLAAFEQALVDDDKRISPSMIYAYSALKMGIPFANGAPNLTVDIPAMVELAKLTETPIAGKDFKTGQTLMKTILAPGLAARSLGVKGWFSTNILGNRDGLVLDDPDNFKTKEVSKLGVLEDIFKPEENQELYGDLYHKIRIDYYPPHGDNKESWDNIDIFGWLGYKMQIKINFLCRDSILAAPIALDLALFSDLAKRAQMSGIQEWLSFYLKSPQTAPGLAPENDIFKQLMKLQNTLRHMMGEDLITHLGLDYYQDLVEAM; this is translated from the coding sequence ATGAAAAGCAACATTCAGCCAGCCGAAGGAAAATTGGGAATTTTGATACCGGGTTTAGGCGCGGTGGCGACTACCATGATCGCCGGCGTTGAAGCCGTAAAGAAAGGCCTGTCCCAGCCTATAGGTTCACTAACTCAAATGGGACATATCCGCTTAGGCAAAAGAACCGACAACCGCTACCCAAAGATCAAAGACTTTGTGCCGATAGCAGATTTTAAGGACATTGTGTTCGGTGGCTGGGACGTTTATGAAGATAACGTGTATGAAGCTGCGATGAAAGCGAAAGTTTTGGAGCCGGGTTTATTGAATGCCATAAAACCGGAACTGGAAGTTGTTGTGCCAATGAAGGCCGCTTTCGATAAAAACTATGCAAAAAACCTTACTGCTACCAACGTTAAAACCGGCACCAGGTACGAACTGGCACAGGCTGTAATGCAGGACATCAGGGACTTTAAGCAGAAAAACAATTGCAGCAGGATAGTTTTAGTATGGTGCGGCTCGACAGAGATATATTACGAAGCATCAGAAATACATCAAACACTGGCGGCTTTCGAGCAGGCCCTGGTAGATGACGACAAGCGCATTTCGCCAAGTATGATATATGCCTACTCGGCTTTGAAGATGGGCATCCCTTTTGCAAACGGTGCTCCTAACTTAACTGTTGATATACCTGCAATGGTTGAACTGGCAAAACTGACAGAAACCCCGATTGCCGGTAAAGACTTCAAAACGGGCCAAACCCTGATGAAAACCATCCTGGCCCCTGGCCTGGCTGCACGTTCATTAGGCGTTAAAGGTTGGTTCTCAACCAATATCCTGGGTAACCGCGACGGATTGGTACTGGATGATCCGGATAACTTTAAAACTAAAGAAGTATCGAAACTGGGTGTACTGGAAGATATTTTTAAGCCGGAAGAAAACCAGGAGCTGTATGGCGACCTGTATCACAAGATCCGTATTGATTATTACCCGCCGCATGGCGACAACAAAGAAAGCTGGGATAACATTGATATTTTTGGCTGGCTTGGATACAAAATGCAGATCAAGATCAACTTCCTTTGCCGCGATTCGATATTAGCTGCACCGATTGCACTTGACCTTGCTTTATTTAGTGACCTTGCCAAGAGGGCACAAATGAGCGGCATACAGGAGTGGTTATCATTCTACCTTAAATCGCCGCAAACAGCGCCCGGTCTTGCTCCGGAGAATGATATTTTCAAACAATTAATGAAATTACAAAATACGCTGCGCCACATGATGGGCGAAGACCTGATAACACACCTTGGCCTGGATTATTACCAGGACCTGGTTGAAGCCATGTAA
- the spt gene encoding serine palmitoyltransferase, translating into MGKKLHDRIALFKDAEMARERGVYPFFRPIESAQDTEVIIDGKRVLMFGSNSYLGLTNHPKIKEASKKAIDKYGTGCAGSRFLNGTLDIHIELENRLAEYVGKEASVLFSTGFQVNLGVLSSIVASRSDYLILDEYDHASLIDGSRLSFSRVIKYAHNDMEDLRRKLTILPEEGVKLIVVDGIFSMEGDIVKLPEIVQLAEEFGANIMVDDAHSLGVIGHKGAGTASHFSLTDDVDLIMGTFSKSLASLGGFIAADYATIDYLKHRARSLMFSASMPPGSVASVLAALDIIISEPERMQKLWDNTNYAKKLLLDEGFDLGPTESPILPIYVRDNEKTFIVTKYLQDAGVFVNPVVSPAVPSDSSLLRFSLMATHTFDQIDEAIDKISKAFKTVGVSMVKEDI; encoded by the coding sequence ATGGGTAAAAAACTTCATGATAGAATTGCGTTGTTTAAAGACGCAGAAATGGCAAGGGAAAGAGGCGTTTATCCCTTCTTCAGGCCCATTGAATCCGCACAGGACACCGAGGTAATTATTGATGGCAAGCGCGTGTTGATGTTTGGATCTAACTCTTATTTAGGACTTACCAACCACCCCAAAATTAAGGAAGCTTCAAAAAAAGCGATCGATAAATATGGCACCGGATGCGCCGGATCGAGATTCCTGAACGGAACACTTGATATTCATATCGAACTGGAGAACCGCCTCGCCGAATATGTAGGTAAAGAGGCATCGGTACTGTTCAGCACCGGTTTCCAGGTTAATTTGGGTGTATTGTCAAGCATAGTTGCCAGCCGCAGCGATTATTTGATCTTAGACGAATACGATCATGCTTCGTTGATAGACGGAAGCCGCCTTTCATTCTCAAGGGTAATTAAATATGCCCACAACGATATGGAAGACCTGCGCCGCAAGCTAACCATATTGCCCGAAGAAGGCGTAAAGCTGATCGTGGTAGATGGTATCTTCAGCATGGAGGGCGATATTGTAAAACTACCTGAAATAGTCCAGCTTGCCGAAGAATTCGGCGCCAATATTATGGTTGACGACGCCCATAGCCTGGGTGTTATAGGTCATAAAGGTGCCGGTACGGCTTCTCATTTTAGTTTGACAGATGATGTCGACCTGATCATGGGTACTTTCAGCAAGTCCCTGGCTTCATTGGGAGGCTTTATAGCCGCTGATTACGCAACTATTGATTATTTAAAACATCGTGCCCGTTCACTAATGTTCAGTGCAAGCATGCCTCCGGGATCGGTCGCCAGCGTACTTGCAGCGTTAGATATCATAATATCCGAGCCTGAGCGCATGCAGAAGCTTTGGGATAATACCAACTATGCCAAAAAGCTTTTATTGGACGAAGGCTTCGACCTTGGCCCTACCGAAAGCCCTATCCTGCCGATATACGTCCGCGATAACGAAAAAACATTTATCGTGACCAAGTATTTGCAGGATGCCGGTGTATTTGTTAACCCGGTTGTGTCGCCTGCGGTTCCGTCCGACTCTTCTCTGCTGCGATTCTCGTTGATGGCAACCCACACGTTCGACCAGATAGACGAGGCTATAGATAAAATATCAAAGGCCTTCAAAACAGTTGGCGTAAGCATGGTAAAAGAAGATATATAA
- a CDS encoding DUF5686 and carboxypeptidase-like regulatory domain-containing protein: protein MNFRNIYLKLFVLTSFLLSSFVSFAQVTKVSGVVTDAKTKQTVPFATISSVDSTINVGADADGKYMLQTVRPISRIKVTYVGYKTAILNVAQGQEQVINVRLVPIAQQLSEVVIRAGKKTRYRNKDNPAVELIRQVIAHKAQNKPESYSYVQYRQYDKMMFSVVNVSPNITERKFFRKYKFLLDNRDSTTVPGKNLLPIYLDEKLSQYYYRKDPKKDKTTLLAEKGVNFGSYIDNEGLGQYFKHMYYDINIYDNNIFLVTNQFLSPICDAAPTFYKFFITDTVVVNNTKLVRLSFTPRNGADMLFEGDIFITLDGNYAVQQANLTVNKNINLNFVKGLTVDLEFEQNPDKRYHLSKNTTLVDFGLSKKSNGGLLGIRTVIFKDYEVNKALSDTAYEGPAVVTLENAKDHTKDFWAKNRFDTLTTAESKVYHNIDTLVTIPSYRRTMDIITLVLAGYKSFGPFELGPANTFYSFNPVEGFRLRVGGRTTPELSKRYYFETYAAYGFKDERWKYFLSATYSLNNKSIYKFPQDYIRASFQRDTKIPGATLQFVQEDNFLLSFKRGENNKFLYNDFYKLDYVHEYESHFSYNFGFRKWTQAPAGTLSFISNANGIPNIVNSVTTTELSLGLRYAPNEQFYQGKIYRIPIPNKYPAFAVDYTVGIKGFFNGEYNYSNLHFRFDKRFYLSQLGYADVTAEARKIFGQVPYPLLNIPRANQTYAYDLFSYNLMNFLEFVNDHNESINIDQHFNGFFFNKIPLLKKLKWRETLSFKALWAGLSNQNNPSIHPDLFQLPTEENGQPVTFIPGKTPYIEGSVGIENVFKFVRIDLVKRFTYLDHPDVSQWGIRTRVIFNF, encoded by the coding sequence ATGAATTTTAGAAATATATATTTAAAATTATTCGTTTTAACGTCTTTTCTTCTTTCGTCCTTTGTCTCGTTTGCACAGGTGACAAAGGTAAGTGGAGTGGTTACCGATGCAAAAACAAAACAAACCGTTCCGTTTGCCACCATTTCGTCGGTAGACAGCACAATAAATGTCGGCGCCGATGCTGATGGTAAATACATGCTTCAAACGGTAAGGCCTATCAGTAGGATCAAGGTTACTTATGTAGGTTACAAAACTGCCATATTGAACGTCGCCCAGGGGCAGGAGCAGGTAATAAATGTGCGCCTGGTACCCATAGCACAACAATTAAGCGAGGTTGTTATTCGTGCAGGCAAAAAAACAAGGTATCGTAATAAAGATAACCCGGCGGTGGAACTGATACGGCAGGTTATCGCCCACAAGGCGCAAAACAAACCTGAAAGTTACTCCTATGTTCAGTACAGGCAATATGATAAAATGATGTTTTCGGTGGTTAACGTATCGCCGAATATCACTGAACGAAAATTCTTCAGGAAATATAAATTTTTACTGGATAACCGCGACAGCACGACAGTACCGGGCAAAAACCTGCTGCCGATATATCTTGACGAAAAGCTGAGCCAGTATTATTACCGCAAGGATCCTAAAAAAGACAAAACAACCTTGCTTGCCGAAAAAGGGGTAAACTTCGGCAGTTATATCGACAACGAGGGGCTTGGCCAGTACTTCAAGCACATGTATTATGATATCAATATTTATGATAACAACATATTCCTGGTTACCAACCAATTTTTAAGCCCGATATGTGATGCCGCGCCTACGTTCTACAAGTTTTTTATCACGGATACCGTGGTCGTAAATAACACCAAACTTGTACGGCTAAGCTTTACCCCGCGCAACGGGGCGGATATGCTTTTTGAGGGAGATATATTTATTACACTCGATGGTAACTATGCTGTACAACAGGCTAATCTAACGGTAAATAAAAACATCAACCTTAATTTTGTTAAGGGGCTGACGGTAGATCTCGAGTTCGAACAGAATCCTGATAAAAGGTATCACCTGAGTAAAAATACTACGCTGGTGGATTTCGGACTGTCAAAAAAATCAAACGGTGGATTGCTGGGGATACGTACCGTTATCTTTAAAGATTACGAAGTTAACAAAGCTTTAAGCGACACCGCCTACGAAGGGCCCGCTGTAGTCACCCTCGAAAATGCAAAGGACCACACCAAAGATTTTTGGGCGAAAAACAGGTTTGATACTTTAACCACGGCTGAATCAAAAGTTTACCATAATATTGATACCCTGGTGACCATCCCTTCCTACAGGCGAACGATGGATATCATCACGCTGGTGCTTGCCGGGTATAAGTCGTTTGGGCCGTTTGAGCTTGGTCCGGCTAACACTTTTTACAGCTTTAACCCTGTCGAAGGCTTCAGGCTTAGGGTTGGCGGGCGTACTACACCAGAACTAAGCAAGCGTTATTATTTCGAGACTTATGCCGCCTACGGTTTTAAGGACGAACGCTGGAAATATTTCCTGAGCGCCACTTATTCGCTTAACAATAAATCGATCTATAAATTCCCGCAGGATTATATCAGGGCGAGCTTTCAGCGCGATACCAAAATACCGGGTGCCACGCTGCAATTTGTACAGGAGGATAACTTCCTGTTGTCCTTTAAGCGTGGAGAAAACAACAAATTCCTGTACAACGATTTTTATAAACTCGATTACGTACACGAATACGAAAGCCACTTCTCTTACAATTTTGGTTTCAGAAAGTGGACCCAGGCCCCTGCCGGTACCCTTAGTTTCATCAGCAACGCCAATGGCATTCCAAATATCGTAAACAGCGTTACCACGACGGAGTTATCCTTAGGATTAAGGTACGCGCCTAACGAACAATTTTACCAGGGTAAAATATACCGTATCCCTATCCCTAATAAATATCCGGCATTTGCCGTGGATTATACCGTGGGGATAAAGGGCTTCTTTAACGGTGAATACAACTATTCCAATTTACACTTCAGGTTCGATAAACGCTTTTACCTGTCGCAGTTAGGCTATGCAGACGTAACAGCAGAGGCCAGGAAAATATTCGGACAGGTGCCCTACCCTTTGCTGAACATTCCAAGGGCCAACCAGACCTATGCATACGACCTGTTCAGCTATAACCTGATGAACTTCCTGGAATTTGTGAACGATCATAACGAAAGCATTAATATCGACCAGCACTTTAATGGGTTTTTCTTTAACAAAATACCATTGCTGAAAAAATTAAAATGGCGCGAAACATTGTCGTTTAAAGCATTGTGGGCAGGACTGAGCAATCAGAACAATCCTTCGATACACCCTGATCTGTTCCAGTTACCGACCGAGGAAAACGGGCAGCCGGTGACTTTTATACCCGGCAAAACGCCTTATATTGAAGGTAGTGTAGGCATAGAGAACGTTTTCAAGTTTGTGCGGATCGACCTGGTAAAAAGGTTTACCTATCTCGATCATCCGGATGTATCACAATGGGGTATACGTACCAGGGTTATCTTTAACTTTTAA
- a CDS encoding CDP-alcohol phosphatidyltransferase family protein, with protein MAQQTSLRTSLQLGIYKVIDPVVKVLIKLGLTPNAVTTIGFMLNLGVAVIFIIGAEEGNRGDLTYVGWAGGLILFAGLFDMLDGQVARLGNMKSTFGALYDSVLDRYSELVMFLGICYYLVAHHYFLSSIFAFIALIGSMMVSYVRARAEGLGVEIKGGLMQRPERVITIGLFAMLCGVISLYIGGDYKLYVPGVKFHVFETMSIFTFPIVALAILTNVTAIRRLVDAKKALEQKNK; from the coding sequence ATGGCACAACAAACATCTTTACGAACCAGCTTACAATTAGGCATCTACAAGGTGATAGACCCTGTAGTAAAGGTTTTGATAAAGCTTGGATTGACGCCAAACGCGGTTACAACCATCGGTTTTATGCTAAACCTGGGGGTTGCCGTGATATTTATAATAGGTGCAGAAGAAGGTAACCGGGGCGACCTTACCTATGTGGGCTGGGCCGGTGGACTGATACTTTTCGCAGGTTTATTTGATATGCTGGACGGGCAGGTGGCAAGGTTGGGGAACATGAAATCGACGTTCGGTGCGCTTTATGATTCGGTGCTCGACCGGTACAGCGAACTGGTGATGTTCCTGGGCATCTGCTATTATCTTGTTGCCCACCATTATTTCCTGAGTTCGATATTTGCATTTATTGCTCTGATCGGCTCGATGATGGTGAGCTACGTAAGGGCAAGGGCCGAGGGTCTTGGTGTCGAGATAAAAGGAGGCCTGATGCAGCGCCCCGAGCGGGTGATAACGATCGGCCTTTTTGCCATGCTATGCGGAGTGATATCGTTATATATCGGCGGCGACTACAAACTGTATGTTCCGGGCGTTAAGTTCCATGTTTTTGAAACGATGTCCATCTTCACTTTCCCCATTGTTGCACTCGCTATATTAACTAATGTAACTGCTATCAGGCGCCTTGTCGACGCAAAAAAGGCGCTCGAACAAAAGAATAAATGA